The following proteins are co-located in the Candidatus Eisenbacteria bacterium genome:
- the hybB gene encoding Ni/Fe-hydrogenase cytochrome b subunit — protein sequence MKTNPFKFTFWKAVAILTLAAGAAATWLRVTGGLGASTNLTDATPWGLWVAFDILCGVGLAAGGFTMAAIVHIFHIKRFEPMLRPAILTAFLGYLLVIVGLMFDLGRPFSVWHAIIMWNPNSVMFEVAWCVMLYTTVLAMEFAPVVLERFRLFKLVRIMGRVSIVFIILGVLLSTLHQSSLGSLFLIVPGKMYGLWYSAYLPAFFYVSAIAAGCAMVIFESYLSSRAFGRGLEMHLLQEIGRVCVMVLGVYLVMKVVDLASRDMFGLLLLPRKETAFYWAELVVGVIAPMLWLGRAKVRANYHGLFAGAVMVVVGFVFNRLNVATTALERSAGVAYVPKWSELAITMSIVTVGFIAFALAARYLPIFTDEHGHAREEESVVPVAWVEDAGDARRQAPKRGDHGILVAK from the coding sequence ATGAAGACCAATCCGTTCAAGTTCACCTTCTGGAAGGCCGTCGCGATCCTCACCCTCGCTGCGGGCGCGGCGGCCACCTGGCTGCGCGTCACCGGCGGCCTGGGCGCCAGCACCAACCTCACCGACGCGACCCCGTGGGGCCTGTGGGTCGCCTTCGACATCCTGTGCGGCGTGGGCCTGGCGGCCGGCGGCTTCACCATGGCCGCCATCGTCCACATCTTCCACATCAAGCGCTTCGAGCCGATGCTGCGGCCGGCCATCCTGACCGCGTTCCTGGGCTACCTGCTGGTGATCGTGGGGCTGATGTTCGACCTCGGCCGCCCCTTCTCGGTGTGGCACGCGATCATCATGTGGAACCCGAACTCGGTGATGTTCGAGGTGGCCTGGTGCGTGATGCTCTACACCACGGTGCTGGCGATGGAGTTCGCGCCGGTGGTGCTGGAGCGGTTCCGGCTGTTCAAGCTGGTGCGCATCATGGGCCGCGTGAGCATCGTGTTCATCATCCTGGGGGTGCTGCTCTCCACGCTGCACCAGTCCAGCCTGGGCTCGCTGTTCCTGATCGTGCCGGGCAAGATGTACGGCTTGTGGTACTCGGCCTACCTGCCGGCATTCTTCTACGTGTCGGCCATCGCGGCCGGCTGCGCCATGGTGATCTTCGAGTCCTACCTCAGCTCGCGCGCCTTCGGCCGCGGCCTGGAAATGCACCTGCTCCAGGAGATCGGCCGCGTGTGCGTGATGGTGCTGGGCGTGTACCTGGTCATGAAGGTGGTGGACCTGGCCTCCCGCGACATGTTCGGGTTGCTGCTCCTGCCCCGCAAGGAGACCGCGTTCTACTGGGCCGAGCTCGTGGTCGGCGTGATCGCGCCGATGCTGTGGCTGGGCCGCGCGAAGGTGCGCGCCAACTACCACGGCCTCTTCGCCGGCGCCGTGATGGTGGTGGTGGGGTTCGTGTTCAACCGCCTCAACGTCGCCACCACCGCCCTCGAGCGCTCCGCCGGCGTGGCCTACGTGCCCAAGTGGAGCGAACTGGCCATCACCATGAGCATCGTCACCGTCGGCTTCATCGCCTTCGCGCTGGCGGCCCGCTACCTGCCCATCTTCACGGACGAGCACGGCCACGCCCGCGAGGAGGAGTCGGTGGTACCCGTCGCCTGGGTCGAGGACGCCGGCGATGCGCGGCGGCAAGCGCCGAAGAGAGGGGACCATGGAATCCTCGTCGCCAAGTAG
- a CDS encoding 4Fe-4S dicluster domain-containing protein translates to MKAKALLIDITQCVGCNNCQAACKEANRQPDTVENRLTPTAYTALQEYEGGVYVRRMCQHCKEPTCASVCPVGAFTKTAEGPVLYDESKCIGCRYCIQACPFQVPRYEWSSNNPRVRKCRLCAERVAAGQPTACAEACPTGATKFGDRDELLKEAYERIRNNPTGYVHRVYGVTEVGGTSVLYLSAVPFEKLGFKTQVETTPLPALTANAMEKIPGVVTVGTALLYGIYWITNRREEVARAEGGPAVLRDKLTRGSDDHDGHIGHGK, encoded by the coding sequence ATGAAGGCGAAGGCCCTGCTGATTGACATCACTCAGTGCGTCGGGTGCAACAACTGCCAGGCCGCGTGCAAGGAGGCCAACAGGCAGCCCGACACGGTGGAGAACCGGCTCACGCCGACCGCCTACACCGCGCTGCAGGAGTACGAGGGCGGCGTGTACGTGCGCCGCATGTGCCAGCACTGCAAGGAACCGACGTGCGCGTCGGTGTGCCCGGTGGGCGCGTTCACCAAGACCGCCGAGGGCCCGGTGCTCTATGACGAGAGCAAGTGCATCGGCTGCCGCTACTGCATCCAGGCGTGCCCGTTCCAGGTGCCGCGCTACGAGTGGAGCAGCAACAACCCGCGGGTGCGCAAGTGCCGGCTGTGCGCGGAGCGCGTGGCTGCGGGCCAGCCCACCGCGTGCGCCGAGGCCTGCCCCACCGGTGCCACCAAGTTCGGCGACCGCGACGAGCTGCTCAAGGAAGCCTACGAGCGCATCCGCAACAACCCCACCGGTTACGTGCACCGCGTGTACGGCGTCACGGAAGTGGGCGGCACCTCGGTGCTGTACCTCTCCGCGGTGCCCTTCGAGAAGCTGGGGTTCAAGACCCAGGTGGAGACCACCCCGCTGCCGGCGCTCACCGCCAACGCCATGGAGAAGATCCCCGGCGTGGTGACGGTGGGCACGGCGCTGCTGTACGGCATCTACTGGATCACCAACCGCCGCGAGGAAGTGGCCCGGGCCGAAGGCGGGCCGGCCGTCCTGCGCGACAAGCTCACGCGGGGATCCGACGATCACGACGGCCATATCGGCCACGGGAAGTAG
- a CDS encoding type II secretion system protein → MPAGLARNGYTMVELVLVIAIIGILAASSIPAWFDRGRTNLDITRRRLVGDLTYAREYAMLRHDHVSANFSVAGNSYTIYYTPTGAAITDPSDTRGNLSFTLNGSSYSGGVAITNANFGGTPGVRFNSWGTPCDSAGNVLTTMGLVILTGTGSSTYTDTVRVEPGTGYVR, encoded by the coding sequence ATGCCCGCCGGGCTCGCGCGCAACGGCTACACCATGGTGGAGCTGGTGCTGGTGATCGCCATCATCGGGATCCTGGCCGCCTCGTCCATTCCGGCCTGGTTCGACCGCGGCCGCACCAACCTGGACATCACCCGGCGGCGGCTGGTGGGCGACCTCACCTACGCGCGCGAGTACGCGATGCTCCGACACGACCACGTGAGCGCCAATTTCTCGGTGGCGGGCAACAGCTACACCATCTACTACACCCCCACCGGGGCGGCCATCACCGACCCTTCGGACACCCGCGGCAACCTGAGCTTCACGCTGAACGGCTCGAGCTACTCCGGCGGCGTGGCCATCACCAACGCCAACTTCGGCGGCACGCCGGGGGTGCGGTTCAACTCCTGGGGCACGCCGTGCGACTCGGCCGGCAACGTGCTCACCACCATGGGCCTGGTGATCCTGACCGGCACCGGCTCCTCCACCTACACCGACACGGTGCGCGTGGAGCCGGGAACGGGGTACGTGCGATGA
- a CDS encoding prepilin-type N-terminal cleavage/methylation domain-containing protein — protein sequence MDAPALAARAQRVPRAHGASRGFTLIELVLVLMVLAVGIPPLISLGNNCLQSLHQGAYVTTATSLAQEKLENVAQDRALVSRGWSYIVAGNYPAESPVTGFPGYARATTIATDSTYSGVTYRNVSVTVTAPDNTQVTLFAWVVQ from the coding sequence GTGGACGCACCGGCGCTCGCCGCGCGGGCGCAGCGCGTTCCCCGGGCACACGGCGCTTCCCGCGGCTTCACGCTGATCGAGCTGGTGCTGGTGCTGATGGTGCTCGCCGTCGGCATTCCGCCGCTGATCAGCCTGGGCAACAACTGCTTGCAGAGCCTGCACCAGGGGGCCTACGTCACCACGGCCACCTCGCTGGCGCAGGAGAAGCTGGAGAACGTGGCCCAGGACCGGGCCCTGGTGAGCCGCGGCTGGAGCTACATCGTGGCCGGCAACTACCCCGCCGAGAGCCCGGTCACCGGGTTCCCGGGCTACGCGCGGGCCACCACCATCGCCACCGATTCCACCTACAGCGGCGTCACGTACCGCAACGTCTCGGTGACCGTGACCGCGCCCGACAACACGCAGGTGACATTGTTCGCGTGGGTGGTGCAGTGA
- a CDS encoding nucleoside deaminase, with product MELALNEARRALDEGEVPVGAVVVWEGQVVGRGHNQVESLQDATAHAEMIALGAAMNSRGSARLDGCTLYVTLEPCTMCAGAIVLARLPRLVYGAADPKAGACGSVLDILRERRLNHRVDVIPAIQAEECGAILTAFFEQMRKKP from the coding sequence ATGGAGTTGGCCCTAAACGAAGCCCGCCGCGCGCTGGACGAAGGCGAGGTGCCGGTAGGTGCCGTGGTGGTGTGGGAAGGACAAGTGGTGGGCCGCGGACACAACCAGGTCGAATCGCTGCAGGACGCCACCGCCCACGCCGAGATGATCGCCCTGGGGGCCGCCATGAACTCCCGAGGCTCCGCGAGACTGGACGGCTGCACCCTCTACGTCACCCTCGAGCCGTGCACCATGTGCGCCGGGGCCATCGTCCTGGCCCGGCTGCCCAGGCTGGTCTACGGCGCCGCCGACCCCAAGGCGGGCGCCTGTGGCTCCGTGCTGGACATCCTGAGGGAGCGCCGCCTGAATCACCGGGTGGATGTGATCCCGGCAATCCAGGCAGAAGAGTGCGGGGCGATCCTGACGGCGTTCTTCGAGCAGATGCGGAAGAAGCCGTAG
- a CDS encoding HNH endonuclease, whose protein sequence is MRYWWVNQNQTSRQEIEGGYLWSPKRRADGVLNPFYDFMREVSPGDIVFSFAGTFIIALGFAASHAYEAPKPLEFGSKGAYWNQIGWRVDVRFTRLTGAVRPKDHIRVLAPLLPEKYSPLRRSGDGLQGVYLTQLSSEFAGAIVNLIGREAQELMRGTKVADTSQIQPAVGLVEWEEHQIADLSRDESLPETTREALILARRGQGLFKARVRALERACRVTRVDRIEHLRASHCKPWRDSSNEERLDPENGLLLTPSIDHLFDRGFIGFANDGELLISPVAHRESLERMGVDSGRPANVGEFSAGQRRFLEYHRENVLLKCRHSD, encoded by the coding sequence ATGCGTTACTGGTGGGTCAACCAGAACCAGACATCTCGTCAGGAAATCGAAGGTGGATACCTTTGGTCACCCAAGCGGCGGGCTGATGGAGTCTTGAATCCGTTCTACGATTTCATGCGGGAAGTCTCTCCGGGAGACATTGTCTTCTCATTTGCAGGGACCTTCATCATCGCGCTTGGCTTTGCCGCCTCGCACGCCTACGAGGCACCCAAACCGCTTGAGTTCGGCTCAAAGGGAGCCTACTGGAATCAGATCGGCTGGCGTGTGGACGTGAGGTTCACACGGCTCACCGGGGCGGTTCGCCCCAAGGACCATATCCGCGTACTGGCGCCGCTGCTCCCTGAGAAGTACTCTCCGCTTCGCCGCAGCGGAGACGGTTTGCAGGGTGTTTATCTCACCCAGCTCTCTTCCGAGTTTGCCGGAGCGATCGTGAATCTCATCGGTCGCGAAGCTCAGGAACTGATGCGGGGAACCAAGGTCGCCGACACTTCCCAGATCCAGCCCGCGGTCGGATTGGTAGAGTGGGAGGAACACCAGATCGCAGATCTTAGCCGGGATGAGAGTTTGCCCGAGACTACTCGAGAGGCACTGATTCTGGCTCGTCGGGGGCAGGGCCTGTTCAAGGCGCGAGTTCGGGCCTTGGAGAGGGCTTGTCGGGTTACGCGAGTGGACCGAATTGAACACCTGCGCGCCAGCCACTGCAAGCCTTGGCGCGATTCATCGAACGAGGAGAGACTGGATCCGGAGAACGGCTTGCTGCTAACGCCGAGCATTGACCATCTCTTCGACCGGGGCTTCATCGGCTTCGCCAATGACGGGGAGCTGCTCATCTCTCCAGTTGCGCACCGTGAGTCCCTCGAACGAATGGGTGTGGACTCTGGCAGGCCTGCTAACGTCGGGGAGTTCTCGGCGGGCCAGAGGCGGTTTCTGGAATACCATCGGGAGAACGTCCTCTTGAAGTGCCGGCACTCGGACTAA
- a CDS encoding T9SS type A sorting domain-containing protein, whose amino-acid sequence MRGRIAGLAALALAISQIGGAPPAAGEPAFNFSRYLFGEPATLSVMVVEKNEATGYALLNGVDTRPVTGPFTWNWGDGVVEPGWFPMTHTYEDVSRSYVCTVMASYVGGGTDSAQTVVRFAPPSINPVPLPEETAVTIPGTVVELTSRMPGYGIPGDLQPFGDEFFTDVPRPTVEYVLSAAAAIQKDMVNGDVFLVDGGFRQVVLRDSDFGGMYSLWYTSPVSFAAGDWGFQGSIGWSSFLHEMGHNLTLNFPAGYYYGGKIDGCANAIYSETMAQIYQHATAYDLVNQGAAYGLSPDLVLDIRQNAIQTIQGVRNAYERYISTGMNFSSWNEPGSSDDETFDTFMTVAYKFCEHAENAGEGYREPAKRMMWLLAAFDGEMRDRYDQWNNTAEADTFRATLMVAAQSFAFGTDLRDEFRGLNFPVSDATYEELMGRVTGVDTGPGGRITRRIQLACAPNPFRSGTTVAFNLPKAARVSVRVYDTQGRLVRVLADGYEPAGSHRRGWNGADMRGRMLSSGVYVVRVEAEDQVAHAKVVLAR is encoded by the coding sequence ATGAGAGGACGTATCGCAGGGCTCGCCGCGCTGGCGCTGGCGATCTCCCAGATCGGCGGGGCGCCGCCCGCCGCCGGGGAGCCGGCATTCAACTTCAGCAGGTACCTCTTCGGGGAACCGGCGACGCTGAGTGTGATGGTGGTCGAGAAGAACGAAGCGACTGGCTATGCACTCCTGAATGGCGTCGACACCAGGCCGGTGACCGGCCCGTTCACCTGGAACTGGGGGGACGGCGTGGTGGAACCCGGTTGGTTCCCCATGACCCACACGTACGAGGATGTGTCCAGGTCCTACGTCTGCACCGTGATGGCCAGCTACGTCGGCGGGGGCACCGACTCGGCCCAGACCGTGGTTCGATTTGCCCCGCCCTCGATCAACCCGGTCCCGCTTCCCGAGGAGACCGCGGTGACGATTCCCGGCACCGTCGTGGAGCTTACCAGCCGCATGCCCGGCTACGGGATCCCCGGCGACCTCCAGCCCTTTGGCGACGAGTTCTTCACCGACGTGCCCAGGCCCACCGTGGAGTACGTGCTCTCGGCCGCGGCGGCGATCCAGAAGGACATGGTGAACGGGGATGTCTTCCTGGTGGACGGGGGATTCCGGCAGGTCGTGCTCCGCGACTCCGACTTCGGGGGGATGTACTCGCTGTGGTACACCAGCCCCGTCAGCTTTGCCGCCGGCGACTGGGGATTCCAGGGGAGCATCGGGTGGTCCTCGTTCCTGCACGAGATGGGGCACAACCTTACGCTGAACTTTCCGGCCGGCTACTACTACGGCGGCAAGATTGACGGCTGCGCGAACGCCATCTACTCCGAGACGATGGCCCAGATCTACCAGCACGCGACCGCCTACGACCTGGTCAACCAGGGCGCCGCCTACGGGCTGAGCCCCGACCTGGTGCTCGACATCAGGCAAAACGCCATCCAGACCATCCAGGGTGTGAGGAACGCTTACGAGCGCTACATCTCCACGGGCATGAACTTCTCGTCCTGGAACGAGCCCGGGTCATCGGACGACGAGACGTTCGACACCTTCATGACGGTGGCGTACAAGTTCTGCGAGCACGCCGAGAACGCGGGGGAGGGCTACCGCGAGCCGGCGAAGCGGATGATGTGGCTGCTGGCCGCGTTCGATGGGGAGATGCGGGATCGGTATGATCAGTGGAACAACACGGCGGAGGCGGATACGTTTCGGGCCACTTTGATGGTGGCGGCGCAGTCGTTTGCGTTCGGAACCGACCTTCGCGACGAGTTCCGGGGGTTGAACTTCCCGGTGAGTGATGCCACGTACGAGGAGTTGATGGGGAGAGTGACCGGCGTGGACACGGGCCCCGGCGGGAGGATCACCCGTCGCATCCAACTCGCGTGCGCCCCCAACCCGTTCCGTTCCGGCACTACCGTCGCCTTCAATCTGCCCAAGGCTGCCCGGGTCTCGGTCCGGGTGTACGACACGCAGGGGCGGCTGGTCCGCGTCCTCGCGGACGGGTACGAACCCGCGGGCAGCCATAGGCGGGGCTGGAACGGGGCGGACATGCGGGGACGGATGTTGTCATCGGGAGTGTACGTGGTGCGGGTGGAGGCGGAGGACCAGGTTGCGCATGCCAAGGTCGTCCTGGCGCGGTAG
- a CDS encoding HNH endonuclease — translation MTVSLDPTGVVALTDDRWFRFLGTKATDGRLDEANFWRPRAQTEFHALSPGGPFFLRLKSPINAIAGYGFFAASALLPLNEAWRAFEWRNGDPDLMSFVTRIGEYRGQSGEEALFSGRPLRCLVLRNLRLLPKSEWLSWAEPQRWPRNLQGYKPYSLHEEPGRALVRLLRNGHPEELSEGFRLATADQRQYVDTPMVVREGQGTFRVRILDAYGRRCAVTGERSEPTLEAAHIQPYLGPASNHVQNGIALRADIHRLFDGGYVTVTPDLRFRVSPRLRQEFENGRDYYKYDGAPLAARPSAATCRPSEDALEWHNRKVFR, via the coding sequence GTGACGGTCTCTCTCGATCCAACCGGGGTTGTGGCCCTCACGGATGACCGCTGGTTCCGCTTCCTCGGCACCAAGGCCACCGATGGGCGGCTGGACGAGGCGAACTTCTGGCGGCCGAGGGCCCAGACCGAGTTCCACGCCCTGAGCCCCGGCGGGCCGTTCTTCCTTCGCCTCAAGAGCCCCATCAACGCGATCGCCGGGTACGGCTTCTTCGCCGCGTCTGCGTTGCTGCCGCTCAACGAGGCGTGGAGAGCATTCGAGTGGCGAAACGGCGACCCCGATCTGATGAGCTTCGTGACCCGGATCGGTGAGTACCGTGGCCAGTCGGGCGAGGAGGCTCTCTTCAGCGGCCGGCCACTCCGCTGCCTCGTGCTCCGGAACCTGCGCCTGCTTCCCAAGTCAGAGTGGCTGAGCTGGGCGGAGCCGCAGAGGTGGCCGCGCAATCTTCAGGGCTACAAACCCTACTCCCTGCATGAGGAACCGGGGAGGGCCCTGGTCAGGCTCCTGCGCAACGGTCACCCGGAGGAGCTCTCCGAGGGATTTCGCCTGGCCACCGCAGATCAACGCCAGTACGTCGACACTCCCATGGTCGTCCGCGAGGGACAGGGGACGTTTCGCGTCCGCATCCTGGACGCCTACGGCAGGCGTTGCGCCGTCACCGGTGAACGATCGGAGCCGACGCTCGAGGCAGCGCACATCCAGCCCTACCTGGGGCCGGCTTCCAATCACGTGCAGAACGGGATCGCCCTGCGGGCCGACATCCACAGGCTCTTCGATGGCGGGTACGTGACCGTCACTCCCGACCTGCGGTTCCGGGTGAGCCCGCGACTCAGGCAGGAGTTCGAGAACGGGCGGGACTACTACAAGTACGACGGCGCACCACTCGCGGCCAGGCCGAGTGCCGCGACCTGCCGGCCGAGCGAAGATGCGCTTGAATGGCACAACAGGAAGGTCTTCAGGTAA
- a CDS encoding DUF86 domain-containing protein: MRLESRKYLHDVQQAAGLIARFTAGKSLENYSGDPMLRAAVERQFEIVGEALAQLDRLDPATAGRISDCRRIVAFRNILIHGYADVDDRLVWDIVQSKVTSLTTEVAAMLGKD; this comes from the coding sequence ATGCGGCTTGAGAGCAGGAAGTACCTGCACGATGTCCAGCAGGCGGCCGGGTTGATTGCACGGTTCACCGCCGGGAAGAGTCTCGAGAACTACTCGGGTGACCCCATGCTCCGGGCCGCCGTGGAGCGGCAGTTCGAGATTGTGGGTGAGGCTCTCGCGCAGCTCGACAGGCTCGATCCGGCGACTGCGGGGAGGATCAGCGATTGCCGGCGCATCGTTGCTTTCCGGAACATCCTGATCCACGGGTATGCCGATGTGGATGACAGGCTCGTGTGGGATATCGTGCAGTCCAAGGTCACTTCACTGACGACAGAAGTCGCCGCAATGCTCGGTAAGGACTGA
- a CDS encoding nucleotidyltransferase domain-containing protein produces the protein MISDVSERRADIEVLCRAQGVRRLELFGSAASGAYRPGESDLDFLVEFVPDPPGGYAEAYFGLLEGLEKMFGCKVDVVVYAAIRNPYFMQSVERTRTLLYAA, from the coding sequence ATGATCAGCGACGTTTCCGAACGCAGGGCAGACATCGAGGTGCTTTGTCGCGCCCAGGGGGTCCGCCGGCTGGAGTTGTTCGGCTCTGCGGCCTCCGGAGCCTATCGACCCGGGGAAAGCGATCTCGACTTTCTGGTCGAATTCGTGCCCGATCCACCAGGCGGCTACGCCGAAGCGTACTTTGGCCTTCTCGAGGGTCTTGAGAAGATGTTCGGGTGCAAGGTGGATGTCGTGGTCTACGCCGCGATCAGGAATCCGTATTTCATGCAGTCGGTCGAGCGGACCAGGACCCTCCTGTATGCGGCTTGA
- a CDS encoding ATP-binding protein — MGETRVDLLHLLEDLRDAYTGSLEETILSEIVANSLDSGATRISFATDTSQATLVVVDNGCGMLRRELSRYHDIAASTKARGDGIGFAGVGIKLSLLLCREVLTETRRGKSHVATLWHLASRHRAPWKWIPPPGVVETRGTAVQLRLHNALSPLVDRGYIEGALHRHYRSLLDPAFELLLGPHYPHGMRFEVDGREVQPAPATGTERAWMEMRLARKRKPSAAGYLVREPLPLPEDQRGLTICTLGKAIKGGWDWLGLGPAALDRIGGCIEAPALAACLTLNKADFIRSGPRGAVYLAYRKAIQEAVARQLAAWGDEREVADAARRRMVKPLERDLERVLLDLAGDFPLLASLVEHRKGGQRSLPMGSGGMEPGHAVPGEMEEMRGVVPGAGAGAPDDASPASPQQAGGEAGAMEEAEESASGTIENPPVGESPLFAGGIAGDGPAGSGRGPSARAPKYGLGIQFEPRPGDPELGRLVESTVWINEAHPAYSRATASRSEGYHVALAVALALAPLAVEPAGEHAFVTRFLSKWGEALGKGKAGRSRSGRTSP, encoded by the coding sequence TTGGGTGAAACCCGCGTCGATCTCCTGCACCTGCTCGAAGACCTTCGCGACGCCTACACCGGCTCGCTCGAGGAGACGATCCTCTCTGAGATCGTCGCCAACTCGCTGGACTCGGGCGCGACGCGGATCTCCTTTGCCACCGACACCTCGCAGGCAACGCTGGTCGTGGTTGACAACGGCTGCGGCATGCTGCGGCGCGAGCTGTCGCGTTACCACGACATCGCCGCCAGTACCAAGGCCCGCGGTGACGGCATCGGATTCGCCGGTGTGGGCATCAAGCTGAGCCTGCTGCTCTGCCGCGAGGTTCTTACTGAGACCCGCCGCGGCAAGAGCCACGTGGCCACGTTGTGGCACCTGGCCTCGCGCCACCGCGCGCCGTGGAAGTGGATCCCGCCCCCGGGCGTCGTGGAGACCCGGGGAACCGCCGTGCAACTGAGACTTCACAACGCGCTGTCGCCGCTGGTGGATCGCGGGTACATCGAGGGCGCGCTGCACCGCCATTACCGCTCGCTCCTGGACCCGGCCTTCGAGTTGCTGCTGGGGCCCCACTACCCCCACGGTATGCGGTTCGAGGTGGACGGCCGCGAGGTGCAGCCGGCTCCGGCCACTGGCACCGAGCGGGCTTGGATGGAGATGCGCCTGGCGCGCAAGCGCAAGCCGTCGGCGGCCGGTTATCTTGTGCGCGAGCCCTTGCCGCTCCCGGAGGATCAGCGGGGGCTGACGATCTGCACGCTGGGCAAGGCCATCAAGGGTGGCTGGGACTGGCTGGGCCTCGGCCCCGCCGCACTCGACCGTATCGGCGGCTGTATCGAGGCTCCCGCGCTGGCTGCGTGCCTGACCTTGAACAAGGCGGATTTCATACGCAGCGGGCCCCGCGGCGCGGTGTACCTTGCGTACCGCAAGGCGATCCAGGAAGCGGTGGCGAGGCAGCTGGCGGCCTGGGGGGATGAACGGGAAGTGGCGGACGCGGCGCGCCGCCGGATGGTGAAGCCCCTGGAGCGGGACCTGGAGCGCGTGCTCCTGGACCTGGCCGGGGATTTTCCGCTCCTTGCGAGCCTGGTGGAGCACCGCAAGGGCGGACAGCGGAGCCTGCCGATGGGGAGCGGTGGCATGGAGCCGGGCCATGCGGTGCCGGGTGAGATGGAGGAGATGCGTGGCGTGGTCCCCGGAGCGGGCGCTGGAGCGCCGGACGATGCATCCCCCGCGTCGCCCCAACAGGCCGGTGGTGAGGCAGGCGCGATGGAGGAGGCAGAAGAGTCTGCATCGGGGACGATTGAAAACCCCCCTGTGGGCGAGAGCCCGCTATTCGCAGGAGGCATCGCGGGCGATGGGCCGGCAGGATCAGGAAGGGGCCCTTCGGCACGCGCTCCAAAGTACGGCCTCGGAATTCAGTTCGAACCGCGCCCCGGGGACCCCGAACTGGGACGGCTCGTGGAGTCCACGGTCTGGATCAACGAGGCGCACCCGGCATACAGCCGCGCAACCGCCTCGCGATCCGAAGGCTACCATGTGGCACTGGCCGTCGCCCTGGCGCTGGCCCCGCTCGCGGTGGAGCCGGCCGGGGAGCATGCGTTCGTGACGAGGTTTCTATCCAAATGGGGCGAGGCGCTGGGGAAGGGGAAGGCGGGGAGAAGTAGGTCGGGGCGAACTTCCCCGTAA
- a CDS encoding VOC family protein, translating into MPATKTQSFFWYELMTTDRNAAYAFYRKIVGWEGKDFGGGGTPYTVLSVGASGIGGMMDLSPEMCGAGLRPCWMGYISVDDVDACVARIVAAGGKIHRAPADIPGVGRFAVVADPHGAGFMLLKGSSPEGYTPPAPGARGTIGWHELHAGDGIPAFEFYSSLFGWTKAEDMDMGPLGVYRLFAAGDAPIGGIMTKMKESPMPFWLFYFNVDAIDAATALVKENGGQVMNGPMEVPTGQWIVQCLDPQGAMFALVAPGR; encoded by the coding sequence ATGCCCGCAACCAAGACCCAGTCCTTCTTCTGGTACGAGTTGATGACCACCGACCGCAACGCTGCCTACGCCTTCTATCGCAAGATCGTGGGCTGGGAGGGCAAGGACTTCGGAGGGGGCGGAACGCCGTACACGGTGCTCTCCGTGGGAGCCTCCGGAATCGGCGGCATGATGGATCTCAGCCCGGAAATGTGCGGCGCGGGCCTGCGTCCGTGCTGGATGGGCTACATCAGCGTGGATGACGTGGACGCGTGCGTCGCGCGCATCGTGGCTGCCGGCGGCAAGATCCACCGGGCCCCCGCGGACATCCCCGGCGTCGGCCGCTTCGCCGTGGTGGCCGATCCGCACGGCGCGGGGTTCATGCTGCTGAAGGGCTCGAGCCCGGAGGGCTACACCCCGCCGGCGCCGGGCGCGCGGGGCACCATCGGCTGGCACGAGCTGCACGCGGGCGACGGCATCCCCGCGTTCGAGTTCTACTCGAGCCTCTTCGGCTGGACCAAGGCCGAGGACATGGACATGGGCCCGCTCGGCGTGTACCGGCTCTTCGCCGCGGGGGACGCGCCGATCGGCGGCATCATGACCAAGATGAAGGAGTCGCCCATGCCATTCTGGCTCTTCTACTTCAACGTGGACGCCATTGACGCGGCCACCGCACTGGTGAAGGAGAACGGCGGGCAGGTGATGAACGGCCCCATGGAAGTGCCCACGGGCCAGTGGATCGTGCAGTGCCTCGACCCGCAGGGCGCGATGTTCGCGCTGGTCGCGCCGGGCAGGTAA